A region of Drosophila suzukii chromosome 2L, CBGP_Dsuzu_IsoJpt1.0, whole genome shotgun sequence DNA encodes the following proteins:
- the LOC136116498 gene encoding uncharacterized protein: MNRHEGIVCKGCAKESFPGRCYRCLTCRQFDICEDCYNNDFTTGEHPFDHPVMCIYTPADVELYFGGEYISSDPPQSYRCPYCKRWGLNESTFLEHVSSMHPNANTLLVSTMVTLFEQQQAARLFLEDEQLASMVAAATSRNDQMRRTVGSLDLYLVPLNRDGSYQKPSGKEVVAPASKSRESMARERILRMTRRNGGRVLAPSRFPPAPASANSSTPEIPTDFEEDMIAIATNPRLNWIERNVAVAFALSEAESPDPQQQGAAPSLNVAAAAAPTAFAAAPVAAHPSLNEIMRFYRGSSLQMSPEQAPARGSRSRPSNPAPPVTSSGSNSRIISVYGPTAALAQGPNNSRSLFMPPEFFPRDERRRSARLPTFPGNTAALHRLGANVRALANQRNVDFTDLPPEENDMADYETLMRCLKEEPAKVVKQREQERKRYLCYRFLTPRTSKRLHENFLMLRAEFVTQLLCSTLFEEDFQGVSFAAMRTITPKRKILSGSEIAGAGDAEKNPPRPPPP; the protein is encoded by the coding sequence ATGAACCGTCACGAGGGCATCGTGTGCAAGGGATGCGCCAAGGAGTCCTTCCCGGGCAGATGCTATCGCTGCCTGACCTGCCGCCAGTTTGACATTTGTGAGGATTGCTACAACAATGACTTCACCACCGGCGAACATCCGTTCGACCATCCGGTGATGTGCATCTACACGCCGGCGGATGTGGAACTTTACTTTGGTGGCGAGTACATTAGCAGCGATCCGCCGCAGAGCTACCGCTGTCCGTACTGCAAGAGATGGGGCCTGAACGAGTCCACCTTCCTGGAGCACGTTTCGTCCATGCATCCGAATGCCAATACGCTGCTGGTGTCCACCATGGTCACCCTCTTCGAGCAGCAGCAGGCGGCGCGCCTCTTCCTGGAGGACGAGCAATTGGCCTCGATGGTCGCCGCTGCCACATCGCGCAACGATCAGATGCGACGCACGGTGGGCTCTCTGGATCTCTACCTGGTGCCCCTCAATCGGGATGGCAGCTACCAGAAGCCAAGCGGCAAGGAGGTAGTTGCTCCGGCATCCAAGAGCCGTGAGTCGATGGCCAGGGAACGGATCTTGCGCATGACACGCCGGAATGGTGGTCGTGTCCTGGCGCCTTCAAGGTTCCCACCTGCGCCAGCTTCGGCAAACAGTTCTACCCCTGAGATCCCAACGGATTTCGAAGAAGATATGATCGCCATTGCGACCAATCCTCGCCTGAATTGGATAGAACGCAATGTGGCGGTGGCCTTTGCCCTTTCGGAGGCCGAATCCCCGGATCCCCAGCAGCAGGGCGCTGCCCCAAGCCTAAAcgttgcagcagcagcagctccaaCTGCATTTGCAGCTGCACCCGTTGCTGCACATCCTTCGCTGAACGAGATAATGCGCTTCTATCGCGGCAGTAGCCTGCAAATGTCGCCGGAGCAGGCCCCCGCTCGAGGCAGCCGCTCCAGGCCCTCGAACCCAGCTCCACCAGTAACCAGCAGTGGCAGCAATAGCCGGATTATAAGCGTTTATGGACCCACTGCTGCTTTGGCACAGGGCCCAAACAATTCCCGATCCCTTTTCATGCCCCCAGAATTCTTTCCGCGTGACGAGCGGCGTCGTTCGGCCAGGTTGCCCACCTTTCCGGGCAATACCGCAGCACTCCATCGACTGGGAGCCAATGTCCGGGCCTTGGCCAACCAACGCAACGTGGACTTCACTGATCTGCCGCCGGAGGAGAACGATATGGCGGACTACGAGACCCTCATGCGCTGCCTGAAGGAGGAGCCGGCCAAGGTGGTCAAGCAGAGGGAGCAGGAGCGCAAACGCTATCTATGCTATCGCTTCCTAACGCCCAGGACCTCCAAGCGTCTGCATGAAAACTTCCTGATGCTACGTGCCGAATTTGTGACCCAACTGCTATGCTCCACCCTATTTGAGGAGGATTTTCAGGGAGTCTCCTTTGCGGCCATGAGAACCATTACCCCGAAACGGAAGATTCTTTCGGGCAGCGAAATCGCCGGCGCCGGCGATGCTGAGAAGAATCCTCCTCGTCCTCCTCCCCCATGA